In the Castor canadensis chromosome 1, mCasCan1.hap1v2, whole genome shotgun sequence genome, TACTATATAACCATTGCCTGAGGATTCTGTGAGCTCCTTAAACATTTGAATTTATGCTTCTCCCCACCCCGAATAAGCATATTCTTCCCaggaaaaagcaatgaaaaaaacaaatgagcTTTCTTCTCGGACCTTAAGAAGTTTTTAGTGGCTAATATAATTTTTTCATATGATAGACTGAGCTTTATGCACACAGGTGGACTAGGTGGTTATGGATCAGGAGATAGTGAAGATGAGAGGAGCGACAGAGGCTCTGAGTCATCTGACACTGATGATGAAGAATTACGGCACCGAATCCGGCAAAAACAGGAAGctttttggagaaaagaaaaagaacagcagCTGTTACATGATAAACAGATGGAAGGTATATCTTTTAGATTTATGTAGTTTATTTTGTAtgtaattcttttaattttaaataaaactaaaaatatcagAGGGTAGAATTTGAGGGTAGATTTTAAATAATATGTGATACAACTGTAACTAGGAAATCTATTTAGCTTATTTTTATGTCTTGTTTAAATTGCTgaagtgaaaacaaaaacttttgaaATGAGGAgccaggtgcaaggccctgagtttaaaccccagtaccaccaaattaaaaaatatatgtatttttcatgAGAATGATTTAAGGTTTTACATGATAATACtagaataaatgaaagagaacattTGCTTTAAGCTTCCTTTTTGAAGAATCTTGTTTGGACACATTCAAAAGTGATTATTAAAAGCTAACAGTTAAAATTTTCTAGGAATCACTTACCTCTAAACTGTGTAATTATACAAAAGGAAAACTTATTCCTTCATAAGTACCTTTGAAGAttttacatgaaaaaagaaaaaaaggcaggttgtgtcagtattttttaaattgattatatatattaaaatgataatattttagatatgttggggttataaaatattgaaagtaattcaacctgtttctttttacctttttaatgtGGTTACTAGAAAGCTTTGCATATGGTTGAACCCACTTCTGTTAAACTGTGCAACTTTACTGTTGTGGACTGGTAACTTCAAGTTTGGTGGTATGGGAGTTTTTCATTTcacattctttttgtctttctctgtttcagaagaaaaacagcaaacagaAAGGGTTAcaaaagagatgaatgaatttaTCCACAAAGAGCAAAATAGCTTATCGCTACTAGAAGCAAGAGAAGCAGACGGTGATATggttaatgaaaagaaaagaacttcaaATGAAACTACATCAGTTTTAGAACCCAAAAAAGagcataaagaaaaagagaaacaaagaagtaGATCAGGAAGTTCTAGTAGTGGAAGTTCCAGTAGCAATAGCAGAactagtagtagtagtagtaccGCCTCTAGCTCTTCATACAGCTCTAGCTCAGGTAGTAGTCCTACTTCTTCTCGGTCTTCTTCtcctaaaaggaaaaagagacatAGTAGGAGTAGATCTCCAACAATTAAAGCTAGACGTAGCAGAAGTAGAAGCTACTCTCGGAGAATTAAAATAGAGAGCAATAGGGCTAGGGTAAAAATTAGAGACAGGAGGAGATCTAATAGAAGTAGTGTTGAAAGAGAAAGACGAAGAAATCGGAGTCCTTCCCGAGAGAGACGTAGAAGTAGAAGTCGCTCAAGGGATAGACGAACCAATCGTTCCAGTCGCAGTAGGAGTCGAGATAGGCGTAAAATTGAGGATCAACGTGGAAATCTTAGTGGGAGCAGTCATAAGCATAAAGGTGAGGCTAAAGAAcaagagaggaaaaaggagaggagtCGAAGTGtagataggaaaaagaaagacaaagaaagggagCGTGAACaggataaaagaaaagagaaacaaaaaagggaagaaaaagattttaagttTAGTAGTCAGGATGATAGGTTAAAAAGGAAACGAGAAAGTGAAAGAACATTCTCTAGAAGTGGTTCTATATCTGTTAAAATCATAAGACATGATTCTAGACAGGATAGTAAGAAGAGTACTACCAAAGATAGTAAAAAGCATTCAGGCTCTGATTCTAGTGGAAGGAGCAGTTCTGAATctccaggaagtagcaaagaaaaGAAGGCTAAGAAGCCTAAACATAGTCGATCGCGATCCATGGAGAAATCTCAAAGGTCTGGTAAGAAGGCAAGCCGCAAACACAAGTCTAAGTCCCGATCAAGGTAGtatactttttaaagtattttgtctgatttttaaaaaaaaaaattgactgaaTTTATTCAAAGTTGAAagtgtcctttctctctctctctttaataaACTCAGTTTGGTACTTGATAAATGATCATAGTTTTAAATAATGTTAGAAATCCTAAtaatagtatttatttaaaattgaagaactttagtttaaaatacatttttatttttaaattttgtcttttcccttttttttcagaTCAACAACCCCTCCCCGTCGTAAGCGCTGAGGAATGATGTGGCAAGAATGCCATGATGTTGTTTAAAAATTCCATGAGTTTAAAGGGCTTGTCTCATTATAGAGGCACATTGTGGCTGTGTAGGTGAaaccagaatcttttttttttttttttaatctgtaaataGGTGTACTTTTTCCAAATGCTGCTCCAAGTTACTTAATAGGATTTCTTTGtattacattttttcaaaaaatagtgCATAATAAGACTATAAACATGCCATTCTCTTTCAGCTGTAATGTTCTTAAAATTACTCTTGAATGTACTGTGATGTCAATAAAGctctttagttcatttttgttaAACTCTTGCAccttaattttatgattttaatcTAA is a window encoding:
- the Pnisr gene encoding arginine/serine-rich protein PNISR isoform X1, whose protein sequence is MWDQGGQPWQQWPLNQQQWMQSFQHQQDPSQIDWAALAQAWIAQREASGQQSIVEQPPGMMPNGQDMSTIESGPNNHGNFQGDSNFNRMWQPEWGMHQQPPHPPPDQPWMPPTPGPMDIVPPSEDSNSQDSGEFAPDNRHIFNQNNHNFGGPPDNFAVGPVNQFDYQHGAAFGPPQGGFHPPYWQPGPPGPPAPPQNRRERPSSFRDRQRSPIALPVKQEPPQIDAVKRRTLPAWIREGLEKMEREKQKKLEKERMEQQRSQLSKKEKKATEDAEGGDGPRLPQRSKFDSDEEDEDAENIEAASSGKVTRSPSPVTQEEHSEPEMTEEEKEYQMMLLTKMLLTEILLDVTDEEIYYVAKDAHRKATKAPAKQLAQSSALASLTGLGGLGGYGSGDSEDERSDRGSESSDTDDEELRHRIRQKQEAFWRKEKEQQLLHDKQMEEEKQQTERVTKEMNEFIHKEQNSLSLLEAREADGDMVNEKKRTSNETTSVLEPKKEHKEKEKQRSRSGSSSSGSSSSNSRTSSSSSTASSSSYSSSSGSSPTSSRSSSPKRKKRHSRSRSPTIKARRSRSRSYSRRIKIESNRARVKIRDRRRSNRSSVERERRRNRSPSRERRRSRSRSRDRRTNRSSRSRSRDRRKIEDQRGNLSGSSHKHKGEAKEQERKKERSRSVDRKKKDKEREREQDKRKEKQKREEKDFKFSSQDDRLKRKRESERTFSRSGSISVKIIRHDSRQDSKKSTTKDSKKHSGSDSSGRSSSESPGSSKEKKAKKPKHSRSRSMEKSQRSGKKASRKHKSKSRSRSTTPPRRKR